The Sphingobium aromaticiconvertens genome has a segment encoding these proteins:
- a CDS encoding energy transducer TonB, translating to MFHAAARAEEVGLFDGDSLAGGPVASLAVPAFEPASIASRYGERRSINLPAIAAILLVHVVAITAIMQVRQHIIARKEASLTVVNLSPPPPPPASEEQPPPSQPEIVAPPPLVRVPLPPVQKIVTTPVPSPMPTPVIAAPKPIAASAPVAVSAPPSTVQSSDLSTRMLSGKPPRYPIESRRKREQGTVLLSLTLGVDGKVSVINIAKSSGFARLDDAARDAVRNWRWAPTVRDGQAVMVRGLVEIPFMLQG from the coding sequence ATGTTTCACGCAGCAGCGAGAGCGGAGGAAGTCGGCCTCTTTGATGGCGATTCGCTGGCTGGCGGTCCGGTCGCCTCGCTCGCCGTTCCCGCGTTTGAGCCAGCGTCGATAGCCAGCCGCTATGGCGAGCGCCGGTCGATCAATCTGCCCGCCATTGCCGCCATCCTGTTGGTTCATGTGGTGGCGATCACCGCCATCATGCAGGTGCGTCAACATATTATCGCGCGCAAGGAGGCGAGCCTGACGGTCGTCAACCTGTCGCCGCCGCCTCCGCCGCCCGCTTCCGAGGAACAGCCGCCACCATCGCAACCGGAAATCGTGGCGCCGCCGCCGCTGGTCCGGGTGCCCCTGCCGCCCGTGCAGAAGATCGTGACGACGCCTGTGCCATCGCCTATGCCCACGCCGGTCATTGCAGCACCCAAGCCAATCGCCGCATCCGCCCCCGTGGCCGTTTCCGCCCCACCCAGCACGGTGCAGTCGAGTGATCTCAGCACCCGGATGCTGTCAGGCAAGCCGCCACGCTATCCGATCGAGAGCCGCCGTAAACGCGAGCAGGGGACGGTTTTGCTGTCGCTAACCCTTGGGGTGGACGGCAAGGTGTCGGTGATCAACATCGCCAAAAGCAGCGGCTTTGCCCGATTGGACGATGCCGCGCGCGATGCGGTGCGGAACTGGCGCTGGGCGCCGACTGTGCGCGACGGACAGGCGGTGATGGTACGCGGGCTGGTCGAAATCCCCTTCATGTTGCAGGGCTGA
- a CDS encoding Fe2+-dependent dioxygenase, translating into MLIAIPDLLDASGVAAVRAFIDTAQWVDGNATSGYQSALAKNNLQLPESAPEAQQAGQMILDALGRNPLFIAAALPLKIFPPLFNSYAGGQAFGVHVDNAVRIQAGSGFRVRSDLSITVFLEEPDAYEGGELTIETHFGVQQVKLSAGHAVVYPSSSLHRVEPVTAGRRVASFFWIQSMIRDDAARQILFDLDRSVQAVGADRGQGDVEVIRLTGVYHNLLRRWADS; encoded by the coding sequence ATGCTGATTGCCATTCCAGACCTGCTCGACGCGTCCGGCGTTGCCGCTGTCCGCGCGTTTATTGACACGGCTCAATGGGTCGATGGCAATGCCACGTCTGGCTATCAGTCGGCGCTGGCGAAGAACAACCTGCAACTGCCCGAAAGCGCGCCGGAGGCGCAGCAGGCCGGGCAGATGATTCTGGACGCGCTGGGCCGAAACCCGCTGTTCATTGCCGCTGCGCTGCCGCTCAAGATTTTTCCGCCGCTGTTTAACAGCTATGCGGGCGGGCAGGCATTTGGCGTGCATGTCGATAATGCAGTGCGGATTCAGGCGGGCAGTGGCTTTCGGGTGCGCTCCGACCTGTCGATCACCGTCTTTCTGGAAGAGCCGGACGCCTATGAAGGCGGGGAGTTAACGATCGAGACGCATTTCGGGGTACAGCAGGTGAAGCTATCCGCGGGCCATGCGGTGGTCTATCCCTCATCGTCGCTGCATCGGGTGGAACCGGTCACGGCAGGGCGCCGGGTCGCGAGCTTCTTCTGGATACAGTCGATGATCCGCGACGACGCCGCGCGGCAAATCCTGTTCGACCTCGACCGCAGCGTGCAGGCGGTGGGCGCGGATCGGGGGCAGGGTGATGTGGAAGTTATTCGCCTGACCGGAGTCTATCATAATCTGCTGCGGCGGTGGGCAGATAGCTAG
- a CDS encoding GIY-YIG nuclease family protein, with translation MMSFENEAANALRELANRVDPVEPGLNTFYELDLASLTDDRKKSVREELVLHLSASNTAIYSISLPDADPALVYQALTSARDDKVDERCYSQVLRLPHHPSMALYVGSSRDLAKRLMEHLGFGPKKTYSLHLRHWATQFGKVRINVRFYPASTDKAVLRALEEHLANKLVPLFGRRGPV, from the coding sequence ATGATGAGTTTCGAAAATGAGGCGGCGAACGCGCTGCGGGAACTGGCGAACCGCGTGGACCCGGTCGAGCCGGGCTTAAACACCTTCTATGAGCTCGATCTGGCATCCTTGACTGACGACCGAAAAAAGTCGGTGCGCGAGGAACTGGTGCTGCATTTGAGTGCATCGAACACCGCAATTTATTCGATCAGTCTTCCCGACGCTGACCCGGCATTGGTTTATCAGGCATTGACGAGCGCGCGGGACGATAAGGTCGATGAGCGCTGTTATTCACAGGTGCTGCGGTTGCCACATCATCCAAGCATGGCCCTTTACGTCGGCAGCAGTCGCGATTTGGCTAAGCGCCTGATGGAGCATCTCGGCTTCGGCCCGAAAAAGACCTATTCGCTCCATCTTCGGCACTGGGCGACACAGTTTGGCAAAGTCAGGATCAACGTGCGGTTCTACCCCGCCTCAACCGACAAAGCCGTCCTGCGCGCGTTGGAAGAGCATCTGGCCAACAAACTTGTCCCACTGTTCGGGCGACGCGGGCCTGTTTGA
- a CDS encoding NAD-glutamate dehydrogenase, whose amino-acid sequence MTSVAEPKKAANTGSTKAGPVDAAVADALQAALARGALPGEREGFDEQATASAAAFLAGTAATRKPGRAVIALETLGEGASGRFMRIALINDDMPFLVDSIGSTLAAADITIYRLLHPVLSVARDGDGHLSTILEDDAPGARRESMIYIEADRVDAKARRALETALDQTLKDVRAAVSDWPQMRAAMETDADAIPDEEGAALLRWFLARHFTQIGHEIRHRGGKGETGGEKPLGISALGDEPLLAPASIEAAFGWFEEGKRTPLIVKSNRMARVHRHVLIDLIIVPVRKGKDVVALSIHAGMWTSAGLAATPDKVPLLRSALSSLMDKFGFDPGGHAGKALAHALTSLPHDILIGFDRETLERLALTFMSLTDRPRPKLALATSALTRHLYAFVWLPRDEVSTGRRVAVQDMLAAAANAQLLSWSIALEEGGLALLRITLDLRDGGVVPDDAALDRQLKQMVRGWLPSVEEALTENEEAGRAAALAQRYAPGFPMNYRNGAGPAEAAMDIRLLHGLSGPGDRSIRVYRNDEDKVERLRLKLYTYEAMALSEVVPAFENFGFRVIEEMSTPVDGGALGHIQRFILELPRGGDGSAVIARADIVTEAIAQVLEGVAENDRFNELIVTAGLEPRAVILFRALFRYLRQTGMAYGMATVADTLRREQGVAHSLITLFHALHDPQAKDADAVITHAQIAIDEGLEKVTAIDEDRVLRLLRAVIAATLRTNFFAPAAAEALAFKLDSAKIPGLPAPLPWREIWVYSPRIEGIHLRAGPVARGGLRWSDRRDDFRTEVLGLMKAQRVKNAVIVPTGAKGGFYPKQLPNPQVNRDAWMAEGTESYRIFIRSLLSITDNLVKGKVKHPANVVIRDGDDPYFVVAADKGTATFSDVANAIALERDFWLGDAFASGGSNGYDHKAMGITARGAWLSVQRHFAEMGVDVQTEPVTVVGCGDMSGDVFGNGMLLSKAIHLVAAFDHRHIFFDPTPDAAKSWEERNRLFALPRSSWDDYNKKLISKGGGVFPRTLKSISLTPEMQAVLGVTDAEMEPAALISAILKSPSDLLWFGGIGTYIKAAAQGHGDVGDPANDRLRVNAEELRIKVIGEGANLGVTQAARIAFSLKGGRLNTDFIDNSAGVDCSDNEVNIKIALNKEMIEGRLELDARNTLLVSMTDAVGDLVLEDNRLQALGLSIAETGGAADLASYVRLIETFEESGRLDRVVEGLGANDQLLRRGQDGQGLTRPELAVLLSTAKLALQDAIEHGKLATDLSMGAELLAAFPPAMQKKEADAIAQHQLRGEIIATKVANRIINRLGLIHPFELAEEEGCSLADLASAFLIAERLYDIGSLWRDIDAAQMSEGARLALFGDIAGGMRAQIADILRSLPAGTLPQAGIDQLAAGVGTLAKKVDDLLTDEACRRTAAISDRLLGLGAPEALVKRANGLFKLDGAVGIASLAAKLGVDEVDLTRAFTRLGEAVGIDWVQSAAARMEPTDPWERLLISGVARDMQQVRLDFLASAKGKDLPTHLENWLEARQARITQFRTLVHRAKAAATPNVAMLAEIAGQARGLLAR is encoded by the coding sequence ATGACGAGCGTGGCGGAACCCAAGAAGGCAGCGAACACAGGTTCAACCAAAGCAGGGCCGGTCGATGCCGCTGTGGCGGACGCGCTGCAAGCGGCGCTGGCGCGCGGCGCGCTGCCGGGCGAGCGGGAGGGCTTTGACGAACAAGCGACCGCATCCGCCGCCGCCTTCCTCGCTGGCACCGCCGCCACCCGCAAGCCCGGTCGCGCCGTCATCGCGCTTGAAACGCTGGGCGAAGGCGCCAGCGGCCGCTTCATGCGGATCGCCCTCATCAACGACGACATGCCCTTCCTCGTCGATTCGATCGGCAGCACATTGGCCGCCGCCGACATCACCATCTATCGCCTGCTGCATCCGGTCCTTTCGGTCGCCCGCGATGGCGACGGACACCTGTCCACCATATTGGAGGATGACGCCCCCGGCGCCCGCCGCGAATCAATGATCTATATCGAGGCGGACCGGGTGGATGCCAAAGCGCGCCGCGCGTTGGAAACCGCGCTCGACCAAACGCTCAAGGACGTGCGCGCAGCCGTGTCCGACTGGCCACAGATGCGGGCTGCGATGGAGACGGATGCCGACGCCATCCCTGACGAGGAAGGCGCCGCCCTGCTCCGCTGGTTCCTCGCCCGGCATTTCACCCAGATCGGGCATGAAATTCGCCATCGCGGCGGCAAGGGTGAAACAGGCGGCGAAAAGCCGCTGGGCATCAGCGCGCTGGGCGACGAGCCATTACTCGCGCCCGCCTCCATAGAGGCTGCCTTTGGCTGGTTCGAGGAAGGCAAGCGCACGCCGTTGATCGTCAAGTCCAACCGCATGGCACGGGTCCATCGCCATGTCCTGATCGACCTCATCATCGTACCAGTACGCAAGGGCAAGGATGTCGTCGCCCTGTCCATCCATGCAGGCATGTGGACCAGCGCGGGGCTGGCCGCCACGCCGGACAAGGTACCGCTGCTCCGCTCGGCCCTCTCCTCGTTGATGGACAAGTTCGGCTTCGATCCGGGCGGTCATGCGGGCAAGGCGCTGGCCCATGCGCTGACCAGCCTGCCGCACGACATATTGATCGGCTTCGACCGGGAAACGCTGGAGCGGCTGGCGCTGACCTTCATGTCGCTGACCGACCGCCCCCGGCCAAAGCTCGCGCTGGCCACCAGCGCGCTGACCCGCCATCTCTACGCCTTCGTCTGGCTGCCGCGTGACGAAGTGTCGACCGGGCGCCGGGTCGCGGTGCAGGACATGCTCGCAGCCGCGGCCAATGCCCAGTTGTTGAGCTGGTCGATCGCGCTGGAGGAAGGCGGGCTGGCGCTGCTGCGTATCACCCTAGACCTGCGCGATGGTGGGGTCGTACCCGATGACGCCGCGCTTGATCGTCAGCTCAAGCAGATGGTGCGCGGCTGGCTGCCCTCCGTTGAGGAAGCCCTGACCGAGAATGAGGAAGCCGGCCGCGCCGCCGCGCTCGCCCAGCGTTATGCGCCGGGCTTCCCGATGAACTATCGCAACGGCGCAGGCCCGGCGGAGGCCGCGATGGACATCCGCCTGCTCCACGGCCTGTCCGGCCCCGGCGACCGCTCGATCCGCGTCTATCGCAACGATGAGGACAAGGTCGAACGGCTTCGACTGAAACTCTACACCTACGAAGCGATGGCCCTGTCCGAAGTCGTTCCTGCCTTCGAAAATTTCGGCTTCCGCGTGATCGAGGAAATGTCGACCCCGGTGGACGGTGGCGCGCTTGGCCACATTCAACGCTTCATCCTTGAACTGCCCCGCGGCGGCGATGGCAGCGCCGTCATCGCCCGCGCTGACATCGTCACCGAAGCGATCGCGCAGGTGCTGGAAGGCGTGGCGGAAAATGACCGTTTCAACGAACTGATCGTCACCGCAGGGCTGGAGCCGCGCGCGGTCATCCTGTTCCGCGCCCTTTTCCGCTATCTGCGCCAGACCGGCATGGCCTATGGCATGGCGACCGTCGCCGACACGCTGCGCCGCGAACAGGGGGTCGCCCACAGCCTCATCACTCTGTTCCACGCGCTGCACGACCCGCAGGCGAAAGACGCGGACGCGGTCATCACCCACGCCCAGATCGCAATCGACGAGGGGCTGGAGAAGGTGACGGCGATCGACGAGGATCGCGTCCTACGCCTGTTGCGTGCAGTCATCGCCGCCACCCTGCGCACCAATTTCTTCGCTCCCGCAGCAGCAGAAGCGCTGGCCTTCAAGCTGGACAGCGCGAAGATCCCCGGCCTCCCCGCCCCGCTCCCCTGGCGCGAAATCTGGGTCTATTCGCCACGGATCGAGGGCATTCACCTGCGCGCCGGTCCCGTCGCGCGTGGCGGGCTGCGCTGGTCGGACCGCCGCGACGACTTCCGCACCGAAGTTCTGGGGCTGATGAAGGCGCAGCGGGTCAAGAACGCCGTCATCGTGCCGACCGGCGCAAAGGGCGGCTTCTACCCCAAGCAATTGCCCAACCCACAGGTCAATCGCGACGCCTGGATGGCGGAGGGCACGGAAAGCTATCGCATCTTCATCCGCTCGCTGCTGTCGATCACCGACAATCTGGTGAAGGGCAAGGTCAAGCACCCCGCCAATGTCGTGATCCGCGACGGCGACGATCCCTATTTCGTGGTCGCCGCCGACAAGGGCACCGCGACCTTCAGCGACGTCGCCAACGCAATCGCGCTGGAACGCGACTTCTGGCTGGGCGACGCCTTCGCCAGCGGCGGCTCCAACGGCTATGACCATAAGGCGATGGGCATCACCGCACGCGGCGCGTGGCTGTCGGTGCAACGTCACTTCGCCGAAATGGGCGTCGACGTACAGACCGAGCCGGTGACGGTCGTGGGTTGCGGCGACATGTCGGGGGACGTGTTCGGCAACGGCATGTTGCTGTCAAAGGCGATCCATCTGGTCGCCGCCTTCGACCACCGCCACATCTTCTTCGACCCCACGCCCGATGCTGCAAAAAGCTGGGAGGAGCGCAACCGCCTGTTCGCCCTCCCCCGTTCATCCTGGGACGATTATAACAAGAAGCTGATCTCCAAGGGCGGCGGCGTCTTCCCCCGCACCCTCAAGAGCATCAGCCTGACGCCCGAGATGCAGGCCGTTCTGGGCGTCACCGACGCCGAGATGGAACCCGCCGCCCTCATCTCCGCCATCCTCAAAAGCCCCTCCGACCTGCTGTGGTTCGGCGGCATCGGCACCTATATCAAGGCCGCCGCGCAAGGGCATGGCGATGTCGGCGACCCCGCCAATGACCGGCTGCGCGTCAATGCGGAGGAATTGCGCATCAAGGTGATCGGCGAAGGCGCGAATCTGGGCGTCACCCAAGCGGCACGCATCGCCTTCTCGTTAAAGGGCGGACGGCTCAACACCGACTTCATCGACAATTCGGCGGGCGTCGATTGTTCGGACAATGAAGTGAACATCAAGATCGCGTTGAACAAGGAGATGATCGAGGGTCGCCTTGAACTCGACGCCCGCAACACATTGCTGGTCAGCATGACCGATGCGGTCGGCGATCTGGTGCTGGAGGATAACCGCCTTCAGGCGCTGGGCCTTTCGATCGCCGAGACCGGCGGCGCCGCCGACCTTGCCAGCTATGTCCGCCTGATCGAGACGTTCGAGGAAAGCGGACGCCTTGACCGCGTGGTGGAAGGACTGGGCGCCAACGACCAGTTGCTGCGGCGCGGACAGGATGGTCAGGGCCTCACCCGCCCCGAACTCGCCGTGCTGCTCTCCACCGCAAAGCTCGCGCTTCAGGATGCGATCGAACATGGCAAACTCGCCACCGATCTTTCCATGGGGGCGGAACTGCTGGCCGCCTTCCCGCCCGCCATGCAAAAGAAAGAGGCGGATGCGATTGCCCAGCATCAATTGCGGGGGGAAATCATCGCGACCAAGGTTGCCAACCGCATCATCAATCGCCTTGGCCTCATCCATCCGTTCGAACTGGCCGAGGAAGAGGGCTGCTCGCTCGCCGACCTCGCCAGCGCCTTCCTGATCGCAGAGCGGCTCTATGACATCGGATCGCTATGGCGAGACATCGACGCAGCGCAAATGTCAGAGGGTGCGCGCCTTGCCCTGTTCGGCGACATTGCAGGCGGCATGCGCGCGCAGATCGCCGACATCTTGCGCAGCCTGCCCGCCGGCACGCTGCCGCAGGCGGGTATCGACCAACTGGCCGCTGGCGTCGGCACGCTGGCAAAGAAGGTCGACGACCTGTTGACCGACGAAGCCTGCCGCCGCACCGCCGCCATCTCCGACCGCCTGCTGGGGCTTGGCGCACCGGAGGCGCTGGTCAAGCGCGCAAACGGTCTGTTCAAGCTGGACGGCGCGGTCGGCATCGCCAGCCTCGCGGCGAAGCTGGGCGTCGATGAAGTGGACCTCACCCGCGCGTTCACCCGGCTGGGCGAAGCCGTCGGCATCGACTGGGTCCAGTCCGCCGCCGCCCGCATGGAACCGACCGACCCATGGGAGCGCCTGCTCATTTCCGGCGTCGCCCGCGACATGCAGCAGGTCCGCCTCGACTTCCTGGCCAGCGCCAAAGGCAAGGACTTGCCCACCCATCTGGAAAACTGGCTGGAGGCCAGGCAAGCCCGCATCACCCAGTTCCGCACCCTCGTCCACCGCGCCAAGGCCGCCGCGACCCCCAACGTCGCCATGCTGGCGGAAATCGCAGGACAGGCCCGCGGGCTATTGGCGCGCTGA
- a CDS encoding PrkA family serine protein kinase, with protein MTKNELFSSFTRNFDERRQAELSIEDYLLGCRTDPIMHASAPERLLAAIGEPEIIDTSRDQRLGRIFMNRTIRRYKSFSNFFGMESTIEHIVSFLRHASQGLEERKQILYLLGPVGGGKSSLAERLKALMEIHPIYALKAGDEISPIFESPLALFDAETHGAFIEDSYGIPRRRLTGMISPWCRKRLDEFGGDIAQFKVIRLTPSRMRQIAIAKTEPGDENNQDISSLVGKVDIRKLEMLSQNDPDAYSYSGGLNRANQGMLEFVEMFKAPIKMLHPLLTATQEGNYIGTENIGAIPFNGIVMAHSNESEWTNFKNNKNNEAFIDRIYVIKVPYALQATEERHVYEKLLQESDLNKTPCAPGTLEMLARFSVLTRLREHENSNVYSKMRVYDGEMLREIDPKAKSLQEYRDAAGVDEGMSGISTRFAFKALSATFNHDTIEIGADPVHLMYVLEGMVRQEQFPAETEARYLEYIKGELAPRYAEFIGNEIQKAYLESYHDYGQNLFDRYVAYADAWIEDLDFKDPDTGQLLDREIINQELSKTEKPAGIANPKDFRNEVVKFALRMRASNDGRNPSWTSYEKIREVIEKRMFSQVEDLLPVISFGSKKDGDTASKHDEFVTRMIERGYTERQVRRLVEWYIRVKQAG; from the coding sequence GTGACGAAAAATGAACTGTTTTCGAGCTTCACGCGGAATTTTGACGAACGGCGTCAAGCCGAGTTGTCGATTGAAGATTATCTGCTTGGGTGTCGCACCGATCCGATCATGCACGCCTCTGCGCCGGAACGTCTTCTGGCGGCGATCGGCGAGCCGGAAATCATAGATACTTCGCGCGATCAGCGGCTGGGCCGGATCTTCATGAACCGCACCATCCGGCGCTATAAGAGCTTCTCCAACTTTTTCGGTATGGAATCCACGATCGAACATATCGTGAGCTTCCTGCGGCATGCGTCGCAGGGACTGGAGGAGCGCAAGCAGATTCTCTACCTGCTCGGTCCCGTGGGCGGCGGCAAATCGTCGCTGGCCGAGCGGCTGAAGGCACTGATGGAAATCCATCCGATCTATGCGCTGAAGGCGGGGGATGAGATCAGCCCGATCTTCGAAAGCCCGCTTGCGCTGTTCGACGCCGAAACGCACGGCGCCTTCATCGAGGACAGTTATGGCATTCCCCGGCGGCGGCTGACCGGCATGATAAGCCCCTGGTGTCGCAAGCGGCTGGACGAGTTTGGCGGTGACATAGCGCAGTTCAAGGTTATCCGGCTGACGCCGTCGCGGATGCGGCAGATCGCCATCGCCAAGACGGAACCGGGCGACGAGAATAATCAGGATATTTCCTCGCTGGTCGGAAAGGTCGACATCCGCAAGCTGGAGATGCTGTCGCAGAACGATCCCGATGCCTACAGTTATTCGGGCGGCCTCAATCGGGCGAACCAGGGGATGCTGGAATTCGTCGAGATGTTCAAGGCGCCGATCAAGATGCTGCACCCGCTGCTGACGGCGACGCAGGAGGGGAATTATATCGGCACCGAAAATATCGGCGCCATCCCCTTTAACGGCATCGTCATGGCGCATAGCAATGAATCGGAATGGACGAATTTCAAGAACAACAAGAATAACGAAGCCTTTATCGACCGCATCTACGTCATCAAGGTGCCCTACGCGTTGCAGGCGACCGAGGAGCGGCATGTCTATGAAAAGCTGCTGCAGGAATCAGACCTGAACAAGACGCCCTGCGCGCCCGGCACGCTGGAAATGCTGGCACGTTTTTCGGTGCTGACGCGGTTGCGTGAGCATGAGAACAGCAACGTCTATTCCAAGATGCGGGTCTATGACGGGGAGATGCTGCGGGAGATCGATCCCAAGGCCAAGAGCCTTCAGGAATATCGCGACGCGGCGGGCGTGGATGAGGGGATGTCGGGCATTTCCACCCGCTTCGCCTTCAAGGCGCTGTCGGCGACCTTCAACCATGACACGATCGAGATCGGCGCCGACCCGGTCCACCTCATGTATGTGCTGGAAGGCATGGTCCGGCAGGAGCAGTTCCCGGCGGAGACCGAAGCGCGCTATCTGGAGTATATCAAGGGCGAACTGGCGCCGCGCTATGCCGAGTTCATCGGCAACGAGATTCAGAAGGCCTATCTGGAATCCTACCATGATTATGGTCAGAATCTGTTCGACCGCTATGTGGCCTATGCCGATGCGTGGATCGAAGATCTGGACTTCAAGGACCCCGATACGGGGCAATTGCTGGACCGGGAGATCATCAATCAGGAACTGTCCAAGACCGAAAAGCCCGCCGGCATCGCCAATCCCAAGGATTTCCGTAACGAAGTGGTGAAGTTCGCGCTGCGCATGCGGGCCAGCAATGACGGGCGCAATCCGTCATGGACAAGCTATGAGAAGATCCGCGAGGTCATCGAAAAGCGGATGTTCAGTCAGGTCGAGGACCTGCTGCCGGTCATCAGCTTCGGGTCCAAGAAGGACGGCGATACGGCGAGCAAGCATGACGAATTCGTCACGCGGATGATCGAGCGCGGCTATACCGAGCGACAGGTGAGACGGTTGGTCGAATGGTATATTCGCGTCAAGCAGGCAGGCTGA
- a CDS encoding YeaH/YhbH family protein, translating into MHIVDRRLNPGGKSLVNRQRFLRRARAYVQQAVRDSLQDRSIKDLDKERQISIRRDAIHEPTLHHAGQGGNRERVLPGNREYMEGDRIKRPQGGGGAGSQAGEGEGADEFRFALSREEFLDLFLDDLELPDMAKKRLVAGKVEGVRRAGYSTLGNPSNLSVPRSMQKAMSRRLALRRPSSAQLRQVEDAIAEIEAREKPLPNDAAALKKLREERAHLVRRRNLIAYIDPVDLRYRRFEPQPRPVAQAVMFCLMDVSGSMTAHMKDLAKRFFALLHLFLSRCYEHVEVVFIHHTDRAAEVDEQTFFYSTVTGGTLVSSALDKLLEVVKDRYSPNDWNIYVAQASDGDTMASDNDRVVSLMQDQILRIAQYAAYLEVGREEFAGIEATATTGLWNAYAPVMEANRHFAMRKVSHRREIYPVFRELFQRRGVSEGARN; encoded by the coding sequence ATGCACATAGTTGACAGACGGCTGAACCCCGGAGGCAAAAGCCTGGTCAACCGGCAACGCTTCCTGCGACGGGCGCGGGCCTATGTGCAACAGGCAGTGCGTGACAGCTTGCAGGACCGCAGCATCAAGGATCTGGACAAGGAACGCCAGATCAGCATCCGCCGGGACGCTATCCACGAACCCACGCTGCATCACGCCGGCCAGGGCGGCAATCGCGAGCGGGTGCTGCCCGGCAATCGCGAATATATGGAAGGCGACAGGATTAAGCGGCCTCAGGGCGGTGGAGGTGCCGGTTCGCAGGCGGGTGAGGGCGAGGGTGCGGACGAATTCCGCTTCGCGTTGAGCCGCGAGGAGTTTCTGGACCTGTTTCTCGACGATCTGGAATTGCCTGACATGGCCAAGAAAAGGCTGGTGGCGGGCAAGGTCGAGGGGGTCAGGCGGGCGGGCTATTCAACCCTTGGCAATCCGTCCAACCTGTCCGTCCCGCGCTCGATGCAGAAGGCGATGTCGCGGCGGCTGGCGCTGCGGCGGCCCAGCAGCGCGCAGTTGCGGCAGGTGGAAGACGCGATCGCCGAGATCGAGGCGCGCGAGAAGCCCTTGCCGAATGATGCAGCGGCATTGAAGAAGCTGCGCGAGGAACGGGCGCATCTGGTGCGGCGGCGCAACCTCATTGCCTATATCGACCCGGTTGACCTGCGCTATCGCCGGTTCGAACCACAGCCCCGTCCGGTCGCGCAGGCCGTTATGTTCTGTCTGATGGATGTGTCTGGCTCCATGACCGCGCATATGAAGGATCTGGCCAAGCGTTTCTTCGCGCTGCTGCACCTGTTCCTGTCGCGCTGTTACGAGCATGTCGAGGTGGTGTTCATCCACCATACCGACCGGGCGGCCGAAGTGGACGAGCAGACCTTTTTCTATAGCACGGTCACGGGCGGCACGCTGGTGTCGAGTGCGCTCGACAAGCTGCTGGAGGTGGTGAAGGACCGCTACAGTCCGAACGACTGGAATATCTATGTCGCGCAGGCTTCGGACGGTGACACAATGGCGTCCGACAATGACCGGGTGGTCAGCCTGATGCAGGATCAGATCCTGCGGATCGCGCAATATGCCGCCTATCTGGAAGTGGGCCGCGAGGAATTTGCCGGGATAGAGGCGACGGCCACCACCGGGCTGTGGAACGCCTACGCGCCGGTGATGGAGGCCAATCGTCATTTCGCGATGCGCAAAGTGTCGCACCGGCGCGAAATCTATCCCGTCTTTCGCGAGCTGTTCCAGCGCAGGGGCGTTTCGGAAGGGGCGCGCAATTGA